A region from the Pseudonocardia petroleophila genome encodes:
- a CDS encoding TIGR03086 family metal-binding protein: MANDMSSTIDLAVAAIRGADPARFGDPTPCPEFTVAALIDHMASGMLLAERSAKREVHAWDPDSSPVLGGVDEKDWAQACAAQAAATAAAWDDPAAWEGDTHMAQTPMPAAMIGSLMTAEFALHAWDLAVATGQPLDVTPEIGQAVLDGVTPVAQMGRDGGWFGAEVPVPDGASAWERALAASGRDPARA, from the coding sequence ATGGCGAACGACATGAGCAGCACCATCGACCTGGCCGTCGCCGCGATCCGCGGCGCCGACCCCGCCCGCTTCGGCGACCCCACGCCGTGCCCGGAGTTCACGGTGGCCGCCCTGATCGACCACATGGCGTCGGGCATGCTGCTCGCCGAGCGCTCGGCGAAGCGCGAGGTCCACGCGTGGGACCCCGACAGCTCCCCGGTGCTCGGCGGTGTCGACGAGAAGGACTGGGCGCAGGCGTGCGCCGCGCAGGCGGCCGCCACCGCCGCCGCGTGGGACGACCCGGCGGCGTGGGAGGGCGACACGCACATGGCGCAGACCCCGATGCCCGCCGCGATGATCGGCTCCCTGATGACCGCCGAGTTCGCGCTGCACGCCTGGGACCTCGCCGTCGCCACCGGCCAGCCGCTCGACGTGACGCCGGAGATCGGGCAGGCGGTGCTCGACGGCGTCACGCCCGTGGCGCAGATGGGCCGCGACGGCGGCTGGTTCGGCGCCGAGGTGCCGGTGCCGGACGGGGCGAGCGCGTGGGAGAGGGCCCTCGCGGCGTCCGGCCGGGACCCGGCGCGCGCCTGA
- a CDS encoding enoyl-CoA hydratase-related protein, with the protein MTSELVHLDVEAGIATITLDSPANRNALSAQLRRELLAHLDAALSDDAARVIVLSHTGRVFCSGMDLKETRGAGASDQGVNEVPAILTTVWNSPKPVVARIAGPARAGGVGLVSACDIAVAAADATFAFSEVRIGVVPAVISVTVLPRLLPRAAHELFLTGETFDAARAVTVGLVNSAVPADGLDAEVARYAEMLRLGAPGALAATKRMLRAERPSGMADQFAEMQELSAGFFAGEEGQEGMRAFAEKRRPAWAAAD; encoded by the coding sequence ATGACCTCAGAGTTGGTGCACCTCGACGTCGAGGCCGGGATCGCGACGATCACCCTGGACTCCCCCGCCAACCGCAACGCGCTGTCGGCGCAGCTGCGCCGCGAGCTGCTGGCCCACCTCGACGCCGCCCTGTCCGACGACGCGGCCCGCGTGATCGTGCTGAGCCACACCGGGCGGGTGTTCTGCTCCGGCATGGACCTCAAGGAGACCCGCGGCGCGGGCGCCTCGGACCAGGGCGTCAACGAGGTGCCGGCGATCCTCACCACGGTCTGGAACTCCCCGAAGCCGGTCGTCGCCCGCATCGCCGGGCCGGCCCGCGCGGGCGGGGTCGGCCTGGTCTCGGCGTGCGACATCGCCGTGGCCGCCGCCGACGCCACGTTCGCGTTCAGCGAGGTCCGGATCGGCGTCGTGCCCGCCGTCATCTCGGTGACGGTGCTGCCGCGGCTGCTGCCCCGCGCCGCGCACGAGCTGTTCCTCACCGGCGAGACGTTCGACGCCGCGCGCGCCGTGACCGTCGGGCTGGTCAACTCCGCGGTGCCCGCCGACGGCCTCGACGCCGAGGTCGCCCGCTACGCGGAGATGCTGCGCCTCGGCGCCCCCGGCGCGCTTGCCGCCACCAAGCGGATGCTGCGAGCGGAGCGCCCGTCGGGGATGGCGGACCAGTTCGCCGAGATGCAGGAGCTCTCCGCCGGCTTCTTCGCGGGCGAGGAGGGCCAGGAGGGCATGCGGGCGTTCGCGGAGAAGCGCAGGCCCGCCTGGGCCGCGGCCGACTGA
- a CDS encoding ABC transporter ATP-binding protein has protein sequence MTEPLIGIDDVKPPPWAAGAASVAQSGVRAMLRATPRTAAQLVRWSWRTSPGLTLLTGAVQLLAGAVTAFGLLATANVFTSLLEQGPTPERVVATLPALGLVALAYSARGLLDAAVATVQAALVPRVEQRAQDDLHAAVLALDLVAFDDADFTELVDRVAQQSIGRIRMGVRITGDLLASLVSMAAAVVTAGVLHPLLAPVVLLAAAPQAWASLQSARESYASFVRMISRWRRLDVTGDVITTRANAAELRAFTTEDVLLAEHRRIAGQLTAEAVRLGYRQTRIQLLGRTLSGVGTALAYALLGGLVYAGAIPLALAGAAALAMRMAAQAVSATVSESNQLVDSGYYVELYRACLADAATRRRAPADATLDDGPHVVTLSEVTFRYPGADAPAVDGVSVTVRRGEVVALVGENGSGKSTLAKLMVGLYVPERGSVQWDGVEVGRAADALSRIAVVLQEPVHWPMSAENNVRIGRLDRADPTGAARDDAALHSGADVVVGSLPAGWPTVLSTQFQTGRDLSGGQWQRMAVARGLYRDAPFVVADEPTAALDARAEHAVFDTLHGRTGTGTERITVLVTHRLANVRFADQILVLEHGRLVEHGRHDDLMARRGTYHELFSLQARAYADTVPT, from the coding sequence ATGACGGAACCGCTGATCGGGATCGACGACGTCAAGCCCCCGCCGTGGGCCGCGGGGGCGGCGTCGGTCGCGCAGTCGGGGGTGCGGGCGATGCTCCGGGCCACGCCGCGCACGGCGGCCCAGCTCGTCCGGTGGTCCTGGCGGACCTCGCCGGGGCTGACGCTGCTGACCGGCGCCGTGCAGCTCCTGGCCGGGGCGGTCACCGCGTTCGGGCTGCTCGCCACCGCCAACGTCTTCACCTCGCTGCTCGAACAGGGGCCGACCCCGGAACGGGTGGTGGCGACGCTGCCCGCGCTCGGCCTGGTCGCGCTGGCGTACTCCGCGCGCGGGCTCCTCGACGCGGCGGTCGCCACGGTGCAGGCCGCGCTCGTGCCGCGCGTCGAGCAGCGGGCCCAGGACGACCTGCACGCCGCCGTGCTCGCGCTGGACCTCGTCGCCTTCGACGACGCCGACTTCACCGAGCTGGTCGACCGCGTCGCCCAGCAGAGCATCGGCCGGATCCGGATGGGCGTCCGGATCACCGGCGACCTGCTCGCCTCCCTGGTCTCGATGGCGGCCGCGGTGGTCACCGCCGGGGTCCTGCACCCGCTGCTGGCCCCGGTGGTGCTGCTCGCGGCGGCACCGCAGGCGTGGGCCAGCCTGCAGTCGGCGCGGGAGAGCTACGCGTCGTTCGTGCGGATGATCTCCCGGTGGCGCCGGCTCGACGTCACCGGCGACGTCATCACCACCCGCGCCAACGCCGCCGAGCTGCGGGCGTTCACCACCGAGGACGTCCTGCTGGCCGAGCACCGGCGGATCGCGGGGCAGCTCACCGCGGAGGCGGTGCGCCTGGGGTACCGGCAGACCCGCATCCAGCTGCTCGGGCGCACGCTGTCCGGCGTCGGCACCGCGCTCGCGTACGCGCTGCTCGGCGGGCTCGTCTACGCCGGCGCGATCCCGCTCGCGCTCGCCGGGGCGGCCGCGCTGGCGATGCGGATGGCGGCGCAGGCGGTCTCGGCCACGGTCTCCGAGAGCAACCAGCTCGTCGACTCCGGGTACTACGTCGAGCTCTACCGCGCGTGCCTCGCCGACGCCGCCACCCGCCGCCGCGCCCCGGCCGACGCCACGCTGGACGACGGCCCGCACGTCGTCACGCTCTCCGAGGTCACGTTCCGCTACCCCGGCGCCGACGCGCCCGCCGTCGACGGGGTGAGCGTCACCGTGCGCCGCGGCGAGGTCGTCGCGCTCGTCGGCGAGAACGGGTCGGGCAAGTCGACGCTGGCCAAGCTGATGGTCGGGCTCTACGTGCCGGAGCGGGGCTCGGTGCAGTGGGACGGGGTGGAGGTCGGCCGCGCCGCCGACGCCCTGTCCCGGATCGCCGTCGTGCTGCAGGAGCCCGTGCACTGGCCGATGTCGGCGGAGAACAATGTGCGCATCGGCCGGCTCGACCGCGCCGACCCCACCGGCGCCGCCCGCGACGACGCCGCCCTGCACTCGGGCGCCGACGTCGTGGTCGGGTCGCTGCCCGCGGGCTGGCCGACGGTGCTGTCCACGCAGTTCCAGACCGGCCGCGACCTGTCCGGCGGGCAGTGGCAGCGGATGGCGGTGGCCCGCGGCCTCTACCGGGACGCCCCGTTCGTCGTCGCCGACGAGCCCACCGCCGCGCTCGACGCCCGGGCCGAGCACGCCGTGTTCGACACCCTGCACGGTCGCACCGGCACGGGCACGGAGCGGATCACCGTGCTCGTCACCCACCGCCTGGCCAACGTCCGCTTCGCCGACCAGATCCTCGTGCTGGAGCACGGCCGGCTGGTCGAGCACGGCCGCCACGACGACCTCATGGCCCGGCGTGGCACGTACCACGAGCTGTTCTCGCTCCAGGCCCGCGCCTATGCCGATACCGTCCCGACATGA
- a CDS encoding helix-turn-helix domain-containing protein: MTTATASAFGSLLRDWRQRRRLTQLDLGIAADVSARHLSFLETGRSRPSREMVLHLSEELDVPLRGRNELMIAAGYAPAYTHHGLDDAELSEVRGSLQRILDGHAPYPALLVDGAWNMLAANSAVGLLVDLVDPALLTPPVNVLRASLHPKGLARHVDDLEDYAAHLVSRVRRQAERSATTGLRALLGELVGYCRDQGLDPTAQPRDRIVLPLRLRHPDGELTLFSTIAVLGAPLDVTLDEVAIESFFPADDATAAYLRSRFS; encoded by the coding sequence ATGACCACCGCCACCGCGAGCGCGTTCGGCTCCCTGCTGCGCGACTGGCGGCAGCGCCGCCGCCTCACCCAGCTCGACCTGGGCATCGCCGCCGACGTGTCGGCACGGCACCTCAGCTTCCTGGAGACCGGGCGGTCGCGGCCGAGCCGGGAGATGGTGCTGCACCTGTCCGAGGAGCTCGACGTCCCGCTGCGCGGGCGCAACGAGCTGATGATCGCCGCCGGCTACGCCCCGGCCTACACCCACCACGGCCTCGACGACGCCGAGCTGAGCGAGGTCCGGGGCTCGCTGCAGCGGATCCTCGACGGGCACGCGCCCTACCCGGCGCTGCTCGTCGACGGCGCCTGGAACATGCTGGCCGCCAACTCCGCGGTCGGCCTGCTCGTCGACCTCGTCGATCCGGCGCTGCTCACCCCGCCGGTGAACGTGCTGCGGGCGAGCCTGCACCCGAAGGGCCTCGCCCGCCACGTCGACGACCTGGAGGACTACGCGGCGCACCTCGTGTCCCGCGTGCGGCGGCAGGCGGAGCGCTCGGCCACGACCGGGCTGCGCGCCCTGCTCGGCGAGCTGGTCGGCTACTGCCGCGACCAGGGGCTGGATCCGACCGCCCAGCCGCGGGACCGGATCGTGCTGCCGCTGCGGCTGCGCCATCCCGACGGGGAGCTGACGCTGTTCAGCACCATCGCCGTGCTCGGCGCCCCGCTGGACGTCACGCTCGACGAGGTCGCGATCGAGTCGTTCTTCCCCGCCGACGACGCCACCGCGGCCTACCTGCGGTCCCGCTTCTCCTGA
- a CDS encoding OsmC family protein: MPLVNFAVSGAGTGVAQTVAVKGADYVIETDAYEAFGGKDQHPSPLAFTLASLSSCNQVTSAIVAQELGITIDAVKFDVSADFDPTVMTTGRGTADATFQDLRITAQITTDADADTFATLRDETARRCPVSVLFARAGVKITNDWTQVTPS; this comes from the coding sequence ATGCCTCTCGTCAACTTCGCCGTGAGCGGTGCCGGTACCGGCGTCGCGCAGACCGTCGCCGTCAAGGGCGCCGACTACGTCATCGAGACCGACGCCTACGAGGCGTTCGGCGGCAAGGACCAGCACCCCAGCCCGCTGGCCTTCACCCTCGCCTCGCTCAGCTCGTGCAACCAGGTCACCTCGGCGATCGTGGCGCAGGAGCTCGGCATCACCATCGACGCCGTGAAGTTCGACGTCTCGGCCGACTTCGACCCCACCGTCATGACCACGGGCAGGGGCACCGCGGACGCCACGTTCCAGGACCTGCGGATCACCGCGCAGATCACCACCGACGCCGACGCCGACACGTTCGCGACGCTGCGCGACGAGACCGCCCGCCGCTGCCCGGTCAGCGTGCTGTTCGCCCGCGCCGGCGTGAAGATCACCAACGACTGGACGCAGGTCACGCCCTCCTGA
- a CDS encoding LLM class flavin-dependent oxidoreductase has translation MPVEFLGIGATNNGSETDVRTGPAFDRDYTLALARAHEDTGWDRVLTAYGSGSPDPAQAAALIACNTERLQLLLAHRPNVSYPTFAAKTVATLDQISRGRLTLHVITGGNDHEQQREGDTLPKDQRYARTREAIQIYKKAWTSREPFDFHGEHYSFDDFVLDVEPFQQPRPLVSFGGSSPAAYRVGAEEADVYALWGEPLAGTAEQIATITDLAHAAGREAPRFQVAFRPILGRTEEEAWEKAYATVARIQDRTDGGTAQLTRRHKLTDPENAGSQRLLAVAAQGERHDRALWTVTAQATGGAGNSTALVGTPETVAAALLDYYDLGVRILSARGYDLLEDAKEFGREVIPLVRAEVARRDAQRSAVPA, from the coding sequence ATGCCCGTCGAGTTCCTCGGCATCGGCGCCACCAACAACGGCTCCGAGACCGACGTCCGCACCGGACCCGCCTTCGACCGCGACTACACCCTCGCCCTGGCCAGGGCGCACGAGGACACCGGCTGGGACCGCGTCCTCACCGCCTACGGCTCCGGCAGCCCCGACCCCGCGCAGGCCGCCGCGCTGATCGCCTGCAACACCGAGCGGCTGCAGCTGCTGCTGGCCCACCGCCCGAACGTCTCCTACCCGACGTTCGCCGCGAAGACGGTCGCCACGCTCGACCAGATCAGCCGCGGCCGGCTCACGCTGCACGTCATCACCGGCGGCAACGACCACGAGCAGCAGCGCGAGGGCGACACCCTGCCCAAGGACCAGCGCTACGCCCGCACCCGCGAGGCGATCCAGATCTACAAGAAGGCGTGGACGTCGCGGGAGCCGTTCGACTTCCACGGCGAGCACTACTCCTTCGACGACTTCGTGCTCGACGTCGAGCCGTTCCAGCAGCCGCGGCCGCTGGTGTCCTTCGGCGGCTCGTCGCCGGCCGCCTACCGGGTGGGCGCGGAGGAGGCCGACGTCTACGCGCTGTGGGGCGAGCCGCTGGCCGGCACCGCGGAGCAGATCGCCACGATCACCGACCTCGCGCACGCCGCGGGCCGGGAGGCGCCGCGGTTCCAGGTGGCGTTCCGCCCGATCCTCGGCCGCACCGAGGAGGAGGCCTGGGAGAAGGCCTACGCCACCGTCGCGCGGATTCAGGACCGGACCGACGGCGGCACGGCGCAGCTCACCCGCCGCCACAAGCTCACCGACCCGGAGAACGCGGGCTCGCAGCGGCTGCTCGCCGTGGCCGCGCAGGGCGAGCGGCACGACCGGGCGCTGTGGACGGTCACCGCGCAGGCGACGGGCGGCGCGGGCAACTCCACCGCCCTCGTCGGCACGCCGGAGACGGTCGCCGCGGCCCTGCTCGACTACTACGACCTCGGCGTCCGCATCCTCTCCGCGCGGGGCTACGACCTGCTCGAGGACGCGAAGGAGTTCGGCCGCGAGGTGATCCCGCTGGTGCGCGCGGAGGTGGCGCGCCGGGACGCGCAGCGTTCGGCCGTGCCCGCCTGA
- a CDS encoding N-formylglutamate amidohydrolase: MPGHRACEVSPVVLHVPHAGTEVPDWTRPHLLLDDAALAAEIAALTDHRTDAIAAAAAARARVRPVVLVNPVSRFVVDVERFPDEREEMAAVGMAAVYTHGTQGQRIRADDPAHRDALLAAFYAPWAQRMEAVVADRIAATGRCVLLDVHSYATDPLPYELHADGPRPRVCLGTDPGHTPPWLVDAARTAFGDGVALDTPFSGAYVPLSRHGVDARVSALMVEIRRDVPDDDVVPALAALIDAAGA, encoded by the coding sequence GTGCCCGGCCACCGGGCGTGCGAGGTGAGCCCGGTCGTGCTGCACGTGCCGCACGCGGGCACCGAGGTCCCGGACTGGACCCGCCCGCACCTGCTCCTCGACGACGCCGCGCTCGCCGCCGAGATCGCGGCGCTCACCGACCACCGCACCGACGCGATCGCCGCGGCCGCCGCCGCCCGCGCCCGGGTGCGGCCGGTCGTCCTGGTGAACCCGGTGTCGCGGTTCGTCGTCGACGTCGAGCGGTTCCCCGACGAGCGCGAGGAGATGGCGGCCGTCGGGATGGCCGCGGTCTACACGCACGGCACGCAGGGGCAGCGGATCCGCGCCGACGACCCGGCGCACCGCGACGCCCTGCTCGCCGCGTTCTACGCGCCGTGGGCGCAGCGGATGGAGGCGGTCGTGGCGGACCGGATCGCGGCCACCGGCCGGTGCGTGCTGCTCGACGTGCACTCCTACGCGACCGACCCGCTGCCCTACGAGCTGCACGCCGACGGCCCGCGCCCGCGCGTCTGCCTCGGCACCGACCCCGGGCACACCCCGCCGTGGCTGGTCGACGCGGCGCGGACGGCGTTCGGGGACGGGGTCGCCCTCGACACCCCGTTCTCCGGCGCCTACGTGCCGCTCTCGCGCCACGGCGTCGACGCGCGGGTGAGCGCGCTGATGGTCGAGATCCGCCGCGACGTCCCCGACGACGACGTCGTCCCGGCCCTGGCCGCCCTGATCGACGCGGCCGGGGCGTGA
- a CDS encoding FAD/NAD(P)-binding protein, whose protein sequence is MTSSIAIVGAGPRGAGILERLAASAPELHPDGLDVHLIDPYPAGAGRIWRHAQSPLLAMNSMAADVTMFTDDTVVCDGPIVPGPSLWDWVQTGPEVDPDLVDELASVTASTFPSRRLQSAYLAWVLRRVVDGLPDGMRAHVHRTRATGLTEDGPVQIVHLDGEPPLRVDAVVLASGHLDAVPTADEVALAARAADEGLRYLPPEQTTDSDLSVLAPGETVIVRGMGLAFVDLVVLLFEGRGGRFTDDGGYVPSGEEPRLVVGSPRGSTYHSKTHYGLKAGRPPLPRFFGPAAVDPLIAAGEVDLREQAWPLMAKEIAWGWYHELFLGHPDAVTVPWAEFADAYTALGWGTPEMHALLAAAVPDPVDRIDFAALDRPLDGLTAPDLASLQPLVRARIEEDLRQHVDDRHTPHLGAFVAMLSVYGETTRLAGSLSARSRASDMGWWQSFFNSVASGPPGFRVRQLLALSRAGMIDFLGAGMWVDVVDGAFTAGSATLAGADPVRATALVDARLPDPSAARTVDPLLADLVRRGGVSEDVLIDADGTVLRNTGLIRVRPEDGALVDAGGTVHPRRFAVGPHTTVKVAGAFTRPGMNAQSLRYNDAVARAVLRSLPAARSATRAA, encoded by the coding sequence ATGACCTCCTCCATCGCGATCGTCGGTGCCGGCCCCCGCGGAGCCGGCATCCTGGAGCGCCTCGCCGCGAGCGCCCCCGAACTGCACCCGGACGGCCTCGACGTCCACCTGATCGACCCCTACCCGGCGGGCGCAGGCCGGATCTGGCGGCACGCGCAGTCACCGCTGCTGGCCATGAACTCGATGGCCGCCGACGTCACGATGTTCACCGACGACACCGTGGTCTGCGACGGGCCGATCGTGCCGGGGCCCTCGCTGTGGGACTGGGTGCAGACCGGCCCGGAGGTCGATCCGGACCTGGTCGACGAGCTCGCGTCGGTCACCGCCTCCACCTTCCCGAGCCGCCGCCTGCAGAGCGCCTACCTGGCGTGGGTGCTGCGGCGCGTCGTCGACGGGCTGCCCGACGGGATGCGCGCGCACGTGCACCGCACCCGCGCCACCGGCCTCACCGAGGACGGGCCCGTCCAGATCGTGCACCTCGACGGCGAGCCGCCGCTGCGCGTCGACGCCGTGGTGCTCGCGTCCGGCCACCTCGACGCCGTCCCCACCGCCGACGAGGTCGCCCTCGCCGCCCGCGCCGCCGACGAGGGACTGCGCTACCTGCCGCCCGAGCAGACCACCGACTCCGACCTGTCCGTGCTCGCGCCGGGCGAGACCGTGATCGTGCGCGGGATGGGGCTCGCGTTCGTCGACCTCGTCGTGCTGCTGTTCGAGGGCCGCGGCGGCCGGTTCACCGACGACGGCGGGTACGTGCCGTCGGGGGAGGAGCCGCGACTGGTCGTCGGCTCGCCGCGCGGCTCGACCTACCACTCCAAGACCCACTACGGCCTCAAGGCGGGCCGCCCGCCGCTGCCGCGGTTCTTCGGGCCCGCCGCGGTCGACCCGCTGATCGCGGCCGGTGAGGTCGACCTGCGCGAGCAGGCGTGGCCGCTGATGGCCAAGGAGATCGCCTGGGGCTGGTACCACGAGCTGTTCCTCGGCCACCCCGACGCCGTCACCGTCCCGTGGGCCGAGTTCGCCGACGCCTACACCGCGCTCGGCTGGGGGACGCCGGAGATGCACGCGCTGCTCGCCGCCGCCGTGCCGGACCCGGTCGACCGCATCGACTTCGCCGCGCTCGACCGGCCCCTCGACGGGCTCACCGCCCCCGATCTCGCGTCGCTGCAGCCGCTGGTCCGCGCGCGGATCGAGGAGGACCTGCGCCAGCACGTCGACGACCGGCACACCCCGCACCTGGGCGCGTTCGTCGCGATGCTGTCGGTCTACGGCGAGACCACGCGGCTGGCCGGGTCGCTGTCGGCGCGCTCGCGGGCGTCGGACATGGGGTGGTGGCAGAGCTTCTTCAACTCCGTGGCCAGCGGCCCGCCCGGGTTCCGGGTGCGCCAGCTGCTCGCGCTCTCGCGCGCCGGGATGATCGACTTCCTGGGCGCCGGGATGTGGGTCGACGTCGTGGACGGGGCGTTCACCGCGGGCAGCGCGACCCTGGCCGGGGCCGACCCGGTCCGGGCCACCGCGCTCGTCGACGCCCGCCTGCCCGACCCCAGCGCCGCGCGCACGGTCGACCCGCTGCTCGCCGACCTGGTGCGCCGCGGAGGGGTCAGCGAGGACGTCCTGATCGACGCCGACGGCACCGTCCTGCGCAACACCGGCCTGATCCGCGTGCGACCCGAGGACGGCGCGCTGGTCGACGCGGGCGGGACGGTGCACCCGCGCCGGTTCGCGGTGGGCCCGCACACCACGGTGAAGGTGGCGGGCGCGTTCACCCGGCCCGGCATGAACGCCCAGAGCCTGCGCTACAACGACGCCGTGGCCCGGGCCGTCCTGCGCAGCCTCCCCGCCGCCCGGTCGGCGACGCGCGCGGCCTGA
- a CDS encoding YeiH family protein, which produces MSTTEETGTRSGVGWAVGGVAVVVVLGAIVRYLEQIVPDLTEGTAFGEVAGAIEYPVYAIVLGLLGNVVLTQLGVREKLAGGFRTEFFIKTGLVLLGASINFAVIVSAAGPAIVQAVVLISVVFGFTWWLGGRLGLDDKLRALLASAVSICGVSAAIAAAGAVQAKKEQLAYTASMVIIFALPSIFLLPAAVGWLGLETPVAGAWIGGNIDTTAAVSAAGAIVGEEALQIATIVKTTQNALLGIVAVALTAYFAFSVERTADSARPKARELWERFPKFVLGFLAASIIATVYIGAVGSDVARPSISTVNDLRTIFLILAFVSIGLEFRVAPLKDAGWRPVGVFASATAVNLLVGLGLAVLLFSGFSAG; this is translated from the coding sequence GTGAGCACCACGGAGGAGACCGGGACCCGTTCCGGGGTCGGCTGGGCGGTCGGCGGCGTCGCGGTCGTGGTGGTGCTGGGCGCGATCGTCCGGTACCTCGAGCAGATCGTCCCCGACCTGACCGAGGGCACCGCGTTCGGCGAGGTCGCGGGCGCGATCGAGTACCCCGTGTACGCGATCGTGCTCGGCCTGCTGGGCAACGTCGTGCTCACCCAGCTCGGCGTCCGCGAGAAGCTCGCCGGCGGCTTCCGCACCGAGTTCTTCATCAAGACCGGCCTGGTCCTGCTCGGCGCGTCGATCAACTTCGCGGTGATCGTCAGCGCGGCCGGCCCGGCGATCGTCCAGGCCGTGGTGCTGATCAGCGTCGTGTTCGGCTTCACCTGGTGGCTGGGCGGGCGGCTCGGCCTCGACGACAAGCTGCGCGCCCTGCTCGCCTCCGCGGTCTCCATCTGCGGCGTGAGCGCGGCCATCGCCGCCGCGGGCGCGGTGCAGGCGAAGAAGGAGCAGCTGGCCTACACGGCCAGCATGGTGATCATCTTCGCGCTGCCGTCGATCTTCCTGCTGCCCGCGGCCGTCGGCTGGCTCGGGCTGGAGACCCCGGTGGCCGGCGCGTGGATCGGCGGCAACATCGACACCACCGCCGCGGTGTCGGCGGCCGGGGCGATCGTCGGGGAGGAGGCGCTGCAGATCGCCACGATCGTCAAGACCACGCAGAACGCGCTGCTCGGGATCGTCGCCGTCGCGCTCACGGCGTACTTCGCCTTCTCGGTCGAGCGCACGGCCGACTCGGCCCGGCCGAAGGCCCGCGAGCTGTGGGAGCGGTTCCCGAAGTTCGTGCTCGGCTTCCTGGCCGCGTCGATCATCGCGACGGTCTACATCGGCGCGGTCGGCTCCGACGTCGCCCGGCCCTCCATCTCCACGGTCAACGACCTCCGGACGATCTTCCTGATCCTGGCGTTCGTCTCGATCGGGCTGGAGTTCCGCGTCGCCCCGCTGAAGGACGCGGGCTGGCGGCCGGTCGGGGTGTTCGCGAGCGCCACCGCGGTGAACCTGCTGGTCGGCCTGGGTCTCGCGGTCCTGCTGTTCTCCGGGTTCTCGGCCGGGTAG
- a CDS encoding sulfite exporter TauE/SafE family protein: MRTLIVFALVGFGAQLVDGALGMAYGVTSTSLLLIAGVNPATASASVHLAEVGTTLAAGASHWRFGNVDWKLVLRLGVPGAIGAFAGATVLSALATDDAAPYMSGILLALGVYILLRFSIRPPRVATQRVSPHRSTFLSPLGLVAGFVDASGGGGWGPVATPALLTAGRTAPRTVIGSVDTSEFLVAVAASVGFLIGLGSEVLDPATIGGLLIGGVLAAPLAAWLVTTIPAPILGTAVGGIIVLTNTRTILRALDVTGWASTTVYLVVVGVWIAAVAIAVSKFRTGPREVVGDPTTDQPVSPSGEVIDSERS; the protein is encoded by the coding sequence ATGCGCACCCTGATCGTCTTCGCCCTCGTGGGCTTCGGAGCCCAGCTCGTCGACGGCGCCCTCGGCATGGCCTACGGCGTCACGTCCACCTCCCTCCTGCTCATCGCCGGCGTCAACCCGGCCACGGCCAGCGCGTCGGTGCACCTCGCCGAGGTCGGCACCACGCTCGCCGCGGGCGCCTCGCACTGGCGCTTCGGCAACGTCGACTGGAAGCTCGTCCTGCGCCTGGGCGTGCCCGGCGCGATCGGCGCGTTCGCCGGCGCCACCGTGCTGTCCGCGCTGGCCACCGACGACGCCGCGCCGTACATGTCCGGCATCCTGCTCGCGCTGGGCGTCTACATCCTGCTGCGCTTCTCGATCCGGCCGCCGCGGGTGGCCACGCAGCGGGTGTCGCCCCACCGCTCGACGTTCCTCTCCCCGCTGGGGCTGGTCGCCGGCTTCGTCGACGCCTCCGGGGGCGGCGGCTGGGGGCCGGTGGCCACGCCCGCCCTGCTCACCGCGGGCAGGACGGCGCCGCGCACCGTGATCGGCTCCGTCGACACCTCGGAGTTCCTGGTCGCCGTGGCCGCGAGCGTCGGCTTCCTCATCGGGCTCGGCTCCGAGGTGCTCGACCCCGCGACGATCGGCGGTCTGCTGATCGGCGGCGTCCTCGCCGCTCCGCTGGCCGCCTGGCTGGTCACCACGATCCCCGCACCGATCCTCGGCACGGCGGTCGGCGGCATCATCGTGCTCACCAACACGCGCACGATCCTGCGCGCCCTGGACGTCACCGGCTGGGCCAGCACCACCGTCTACCTGGTCGTGGTGGGCGTCTGGATCGCCGCGGTGGCCATCGCGGTGTCGAAGTTCCGCACCGGGCCCCGGGAGGTCGTCGGCGACCCGACGACCGACCAGCCCGTCTCGCCCTCGGGAGAGGTGATCGACAGTGAGCGCTCCTGA